The Octadecabacter arcticus 238 genome contains a region encoding:
- a CDS encoding integrase core domain-containing protein, translated as MQIIGLHKNVYKLYAWARTQECLDVYRIKYEGQVRQWDDLRTEGVSLSKCAEFVGISRATYYRHKRILKDLAQAIIPPSKAPKRCNKSQWGEAEKQLVLEARRDNETYGKEKIGAILRRDKKQTMSDSTVGRILSFLRKKGLITRSRSAPQKRKRNFSKGHAKGWKYRDYKDIVVGERVQIDHMTATKNGVTCKHFQAWERCSKHIHAQVYSNATARSAKRFLQELVEIAPYKIISIQVDGGSEFMADFETACEQMEIPLIVLPPARPKYNGGVERGNRTFREEFYACRDLIADSIGAMRFELRKAVDKYNTFRPHHALKGKTPMEYIRITQAKVV; from the coding sequence ATGCAAATCATCGGACTGCACAAGAACGTTTATAAACTTTATGCTTGGGCGCGGACACAAGAATGTTTGGACGTGTACCGTATCAAATACGAAGGTCAGGTTCGGCAATGGGACGACTTACGTACAGAGGGCGTTTCTCTATCAAAGTGCGCTGAATTCGTCGGCATCTCGCGCGCGACATATTACCGTCACAAGCGTATTTTGAAGGATTTGGCGCAGGCAATCATACCGCCTTCAAAGGCTCCCAAACGCTGCAACAAGTCACAGTGGGGCGAGGCAGAAAAGCAATTGGTGCTTGAGGCCCGCCGCGACAATGAAACCTACGGTAAGGAGAAAATAGGGGCCATCTTGCGTCGCGACAAAAAGCAAACCATGAGCGATAGCACCGTGGGGCGCATTTTGAGCTTTCTAAGGAAAAAAGGCCTGATCACACGATCAAGATCTGCGCCCCAAAAGCGCAAGCGTAATTTTTCCAAGGGGCATGCCAAGGGATGGAAATATAGGGATTACAAAGATATTGTGGTTGGCGAGCGTGTGCAGATCGATCATATGACTGCCACGAAGAACGGCGTCACGTGCAAACACTTTCAAGCCTGGGAGAGGTGTAGCAAGCATATCCACGCGCAAGTTTATTCGAATGCCACGGCACGCTCTGCCAAACGGTTTTTGCAAGAACTCGTGGAAATAGCTCCCTATAAGATCATCTCAATTCAAGTCGATGGCGGGTCTGAGTTTATGGCCGATTTTGAGACAGCGTGCGAACAGATGGAGATCCCGCTCATTGTGCTGCCGCCAGCAAGGCCAAAATACAACGGTGGTGTCGAGCGCGGTAACCGCACCTTCCGCGAAGAGTTCTATGCATGTCGTGATCTCATTGCCGACAGCATAGGAGCGATGCGGTTTGAACTTCGAAAAGCCGTCGATAAATACAACACATTCAGGCCTCATCATGCCTTGAAAGGCAAGACACCAATGGAGTACATTCGAATCACTCAGGCCAAAGTCGTGTGA